In Sinorhizobium sojae CCBAU 05684, a single window of DNA contains:
- a CDS encoding ABC transporter permease has product MTAIVANSRQERWWNSRTAHRFMNHHLALLGMVMIAVLTLACVLGPYLLPYDSLYIDLRARFAPPFTGHHYLGTDPLGRDLAARLFMAGRISLLVGFSAMLLSTLIGTLVGVLAGYRGGWIGTTLMRTVDGFLSFPSIFLVLALAAALKPSPMMITVVIAATSWMEVARIVEAEVRSLREREFVQAGRMLGLSGTHIMFREILPNAIGPIIVAATLTVARAILMEAYISFLGYGIQPPLPSWGNMLNGAQQYLGSAPWLAIIPGAAITIAVTSFNFIGDGLRDALDVRGDHT; this is encoded by the coding sequence ATGACCGCCATTGTCGCAAATTCACGCCAGGAGCGTTGGTGGAACAGCCGAACTGCACACCGCTTCATGAACCACCATCTGGCCCTGCTCGGGATGGTAATGATCGCCGTCCTGACGCTCGCGTGCGTCTTGGGCCCGTACCTCCTTCCGTATGATTCACTCTACATCGATCTGCGCGCCCGCTTTGCTCCGCCCTTCACCGGCCACCATTATCTGGGCACCGATCCGCTGGGACGGGACTTGGCGGCACGGCTCTTCATGGCGGGGCGGATTTCCCTGCTGGTCGGCTTCTCCGCGATGCTGTTGTCGACGCTGATCGGAACCCTCGTCGGCGTACTCGCGGGCTATCGGGGCGGTTGGATCGGAACGACCCTGATGCGTACGGTGGATGGGTTCCTGTCCTTCCCGTCGATCTTCCTGGTGCTGGCGCTTGCCGCGGCGCTGAAGCCAAGCCCAATGATGATTACCGTCGTCATCGCTGCCACCAGCTGGATGGAGGTTGCCCGGATCGTCGAGGCCGAGGTCCGCTCGCTTCGCGAGCGGGAATTCGTCCAGGCCGGGCGCATGCTGGGCTTAAGCGGAACCCATATCATGTTCCGCGAGATCCTTCCCAATGCCATTGGTCCGATCATTGTCGCGGCCACCCTGACCGTCGCCCGCGCGATCCTCATGGAGGCCTATATCAGCTTCCTCGGCTATGGAATTCAGCCGCCGCTGCCCAGTTGGGGCAATATGCTGAACGGCGCGCAGCAGTATCTGGGTAGCGCACCGTGGCTGGCGATCATTCCGGGTGCGGCCATAACCATCGCGGTAACCAGCTTCAACTTCATCGGCGACGGGCTGCGCGATGCGCTCGATGTACGCGGTGATCACACCTGA
- a CDS encoding ABC transporter permease: MRGFLLNRLSQSLVLLLIVSVIGFVVLNLLPGGPLAQFGLDPSMTQDDLNRLKEQLGLNRPLWVQYLDWAWRLVQGDWGHSFRDGAPVLDVIGRHLVATLLLMGSSTVIAIAVGTWIGIHGATHRYSAFDYLATVGAMVALSIPTFWFGLVGIYVFSLRLGWLPAGNMYTIGDGSVLNYLHHLIMPSIVLALVHVAIWSRYMRSATLDVISQEFVKTARAKGLSERRILMKHVVGNALLPMITLAGMQLPSVLTGALVTETVFTWPGMGRLFLDSLGYSDYPVVMGLLMFSAILVVLCNLIADIVVAIIDPRIRLS, translated from the coding sequence ATGCGCGGCTTCCTGCTCAATCGCCTTTCACAGAGCCTCGTCCTGCTCCTGATCGTTTCGGTCATCGGCTTCGTCGTCCTCAACCTCCTTCCGGGCGGTCCGCTGGCGCAATTCGGGCTCGATCCCAGCATGACCCAGGACGATCTCAATCGCCTGAAGGAGCAGCTGGGGCTCAACCGTCCGCTGTGGGTGCAATATCTGGACTGGGCCTGGCGCCTCGTCCAGGGTGACTGGGGTCACTCCTTCCGCGACGGTGCTCCCGTGCTGGACGTGATTGGCCGCCACCTTGTTGCGACGCTGTTGTTGATGGGGTCCTCCACCGTCATCGCCATCGCCGTCGGCACCTGGATCGGCATTCACGGTGCCACGCACCGCTATTCGGCTTTTGACTACCTGGCAACAGTCGGCGCGATGGTGGCGTTGTCAATCCCGACCTTCTGGTTCGGGCTGGTCGGCATCTATGTGTTTTCGCTGCGGCTCGGCTGGCTGCCGGCCGGCAACATGTACACGATCGGCGACGGCTCGGTCCTGAACTACCTTCATCACCTGATCATGCCGAGCATCGTGCTGGCGCTGGTCCATGTCGCCATCTGGAGCCGCTACATGCGATCCGCGACGCTTGACGTTATCAGCCAGGAATTCGTCAAGACCGCCCGCGCGAAGGGACTAAGCGAGCGCCGGATATTGATGAAGCATGTCGTCGGCAATGCCTTGCTGCCGATGATCACGCTCGCGGGAATGCAGCTTCCCAGCGTCCTGACCGGCGCCCTGGTCACCGAGACGGTGTTTACCTGGCCGGGAATGGGCCGGCTGTTCCTCGACAGTCTCGGCTACAGCGACTACCCGGTGGTGATGGGGCTGCTCATGTTCTCGGCGATACTCGTGGTGCTGTGCAACCTGATCGCCGACATCGTCGTCGCCATCATAGATCCCCGTATCCGTCTGAGCTAA
- a CDS encoding peptide ABC transporter substrate-binding protein yields the protein MAKDPTTASTYSRRDALRLMAAGGIACFAAPNLLGKPAFADTANPTGRVVVGLSQEPTVFNPLMAHIEVDDAVHFSVFDALFRMDPKGVLQPNLAAEVPTQKNGGISEDGLNWRIRLRDDVRWHDGEPFTAEDVKFTLELITNPNFRAWRTGGHSLVRDITVVSPTELTWRMEEAFAPYLSFLAETFMVPKHILEKEADPNTAAFNQAPVGTGAFKWAQRVAGDHLELVANPQYFGDGPYIERLVFKYIPDMTVLYTQFKSGDIDLVDQAYITADHYEEARTLPGRVVTLEPGASVESIFLNLEKPQFKDPAVRQALYAAMDRGAIIDAIYYGVGTLTETFMPKESYYHNPNLPAQEFNLDRARQILDDAGWVPGPDGIRAKDGVRLSFANSTTSGNNLREQVQQFLQQTFAEIGVEMTISNMPAAVMWGEFWLKSQFDSAIAGVTYLIAADPDATNRLHTSAIGAKGGKGSNTGQYSNPEVDALLEKGARTFDPEARREIYYRVQEIVREDLPFLPLFAYTNVIGRKEGLEGFEPNANTRTASWHAAAWRWQS from the coding sequence ATGGCTAAAGATCCTACAACCGCATCGACCTATTCTCGACGCGACGCGCTACGCCTCATGGCAGCGGGCGGCATCGCCTGCTTTGCCGCACCCAACCTGCTCGGCAAGCCGGCCTTTGCCGACACTGCTAACCCGACCGGCCGCGTCGTCGTCGGACTTTCGCAAGAACCCACCGTCTTCAACCCGCTTATGGCACATATCGAGGTCGACGACGCTGTCCATTTCTCCGTCTTCGACGCCCTCTTCCGCATGGATCCGAAGGGTGTTCTCCAACCCAATCTTGCCGCCGAAGTGCCCACACAGAAGAATGGCGGCATTTCGGAGGACGGCCTGAACTGGCGCATCCGCTTGCGTGACGACGTGCGCTGGCACGACGGAGAGCCCTTCACCGCCGAGGATGTGAAGTTCACTCTCGAGCTGATCACCAATCCGAACTTCCGCGCGTGGCGCACGGGTGGGCATTCCCTGGTGCGTGACATCACGGTGGTCTCGCCGACTGAGCTGACCTGGCGCATGGAGGAGGCCTTCGCCCCTTATCTGTCGTTCCTCGCCGAAACGTTCATGGTGCCCAAGCATATTCTCGAGAAGGAGGCCGATCCCAACACCGCCGCCTTCAACCAGGCGCCCGTCGGCACCGGCGCCTTCAAGTGGGCGCAGCGCGTTGCCGGCGACCATCTCGAACTCGTCGCGAACCCGCAATACTTCGGCGACGGCCCCTATATCGAGCGGCTCGTCTTCAAATACATTCCCGACATGACGGTGCTCTACACCCAGTTCAAGAGCGGCGACATCGACCTTGTCGACCAGGCATACATCACCGCCGACCACTACGAGGAAGCCAGGACATTGCCGGGGCGTGTGGTGACCCTGGAGCCGGGGGCATCAGTCGAGTCGATCTTTCTCAACCTAGAGAAGCCGCAATTCAAGGACCCGGCGGTGCGCCAGGCGCTCTATGCCGCAATGGACAGAGGGGCCATTATCGACGCGATCTATTACGGCGTCGGCACCCTCACCGAGACGTTCATGCCGAAGGAGTCCTACTATCACAACCCGAACCTGCCGGCGCAGGAGTTCAACCTCGACCGGGCGCGACAGATCCTCGATGATGCCGGCTGGGTTCCGGGACCGGATGGGATACGTGCCAAGGACGGGGTCCGACTTTCGTTCGCCAATTCGACGACTTCGGGCAACAATCTGCGTGAACAGGTGCAGCAGTTCCTGCAGCAGACATTTGCCGAGATCGGCGTCGAGATGACGATCTCGAATATGCCGGCCGCCGTCATGTGGGGCGAGTTCTGGCTCAAGTCACAGTTCGACTCGGCGATCGCGGGTGTCACCTATCTCATCGCGGCGGACCCGGACGCCACCAACCGCCTCCACACCAGCGCCATTGGCGCGAAGGGCGGGAAGGGCTCAAACACCGGCCAATACTCCAATCCGGAAGTCGATGCGCTGCTCGAAAAAGGTGCGCGCACCTTTGATCCGGAGGCACGCCGCGAGATCTACTATCGCGTCCAGGAAATCGTCCGTGAGGACCTGCCTTTCCTGCCGCTGTTTGCCTACACAAACGTGATTGGGCGCAAGGAAGGTCTCGAGGGCTTCGAGCCCAATGCCAACACCCGCACGGCCTCCTGGCATGCCGCAGCATGGCGCTGGCAGAGCTGA
- a CDS encoding ABC transporter ATP-binding protein gives MAASIQAVTVDEAALSVRGLTVDLPKGMERAHAVENISFDLKRGQILCIIGESGSGKSVTANTIMGLLPKLIPVSSGAIHLDGTAVIGASPKELRGLRGRVVSMIFQDPLSALNPLMTVGEQITEVLMAHGVGTKASRRSRAIELLTEVGLPDPELMYYQYPFRLSGGQRQRVMIAMALALEPTVLIADEPTTALDVTTQAQILKLIRDIQRRKGMSVMFITHDFGVVAEIADSVVVMEKGRVVEQGSAEQVLKSPTHPYTQRLIAAVPHLTGEDRAVQSKAGNETILKVEGLSKTYRSGSALFGSQRIVPAVKDVSFDLAQGRTLGVVGESGSGKSSLGRLLIKLQDSDGGRILFEGRDIAMLSESEFRPLRPQIQMIFQDPFASLNPRATIGQILTVGPVAHGMPYAQAREEARALLAHVGLDAGAFGRYPHEFSGGQRQRIGIARALMFKPKLLIADEAVSALDVSIQAQILKLLDQIQRETGVSMIFITHDLRVASQICDEIAVMQKGRIVERGPPSQIFLNPQSAYTRELVAAIPGERPRSTRPAAVNI, from the coding sequence ATGGCCGCCAGCATCCAAGCTGTTACCGTAGACGAGGCAGCGCTTTCGGTGCGCGGCCTGACGGTCGACCTGCCGAAAGGCATGGAACGGGCTCACGCCGTCGAGAACATCTCGTTTGATCTCAAGCGGGGTCAGATCCTGTGCATTATCGGCGAGTCCGGCTCAGGCAAGTCGGTGACGGCTAACACGATCATGGGGCTCTTGCCGAAGCTGATCCCCGTCTCGTCCGGTGCCATTCATCTCGACGGCACGGCCGTCATCGGCGCATCGCCAAAGGAGCTGCGCGGCCTGCGCGGCCGCGTCGTGTCGATGATCTTCCAGGATCCGCTCTCGGCGCTCAACCCTCTGATGACCGTCGGTGAGCAGATCACCGAAGTCCTAATGGCGCATGGCGTGGGCACGAAAGCGTCGCGGCGCAGCCGCGCCATCGAGCTGCTAACCGAAGTCGGTCTGCCCGATCCGGAGCTCATGTACTACCAGTATCCGTTCCGGCTGTCGGGTGGGCAACGCCAGCGCGTGATGATCGCCATGGCGCTGGCACTCGAACCTACGGTCCTGATCGCGGACGAGCCGACCACGGCCCTCGACGTCACCACGCAGGCGCAGATCCTGAAACTGATCCGGGACATTCAGCGCCGCAAGGGCATGAGCGTGATGTTCATCACCCATGACTTCGGTGTCGTGGCGGAGATCGCCGACAGCGTCGTCGTGATGGAGAAAGGCCGCGTTGTCGAGCAGGGCAGCGCCGAGCAGGTTCTCAAATCCCCCACCCACCCCTACACGCAGCGCCTGATCGCAGCCGTTCCGCACCTGACGGGAGAGGATCGCGCAGTTCAGTCGAAGGCGGGTAACGAGACGATCCTGAAGGTGGAGGGGCTGTCCAAGACCTATCGCAGCGGCAGTGCCCTGTTCGGCAGCCAGCGCATCGTGCCGGCGGTGAAGGACGTCTCATTCGACCTGGCTCAAGGGCGCACGCTCGGTGTTGTCGGCGAAAGCGGCTCCGGCAAATCATCGCTGGGACGGCTTCTGATCAAGCTGCAGGACAGCGATGGCGGTCGGATTCTGTTCGAAGGCCGCGACATCGCCATGCTTTCCGAATCCGAGTTTCGGCCGCTGCGGCCACAAATTCAGATGATCTTCCAGGATCCCTTCGCGTCGCTGAACCCGCGTGCGACCATCGGGCAGATCCTGACCGTCGGCCCCGTCGCGCACGGCATGCCCTATGCCCAGGCGCGTGAGGAGGCGCGAGCCTTGCTGGCCCATGTCGGTCTCGATGCGGGCGCCTTCGGCCGCTATCCGCACGAGTTTTCCGGTGGCCAGCGCCAGCGCATCGGCATCGCCCGGGCCTTGATGTTCAAGCCCAAGCTGCTGATTGCCGACGAGGCCGTCTCTGCGCTCGACGTGTCCATCCAGGCGCAGATCCTCAAGCTGCTCGACCAGATCCAGCGGGAAACCGGCGTATCGATGATCTTCATCACCCATGATCTGCGCGTCGCCAGCCAGATTTGCGACGAAATCGCGGTGATGCAGAAAGGGCGGATCGTTGAGCGCGGCCCGCCGTCACAAATCTTTCTGAACCCGCAATCGGCCTACACGCGCGAGCTGGTGGCCGCGATTCCGGGGGAGCGGCCGAGGAGCACGCGGCCGGCTGCCGTAAACATTTGA
- a CDS encoding FadR/GntR family transcriptional regulator yields MSVVLKDFIEAEGLEPGDRLPPERDLAVKLGLPRTALRRMLASLEKEGRLVRHVGRGTFIAGSGVSSTALRRPLSSPGDALRTYPAEVFEARLIIEPKITALAALRATRQEIDEMQKSIDRGSAAESLAEFEKWDAVFHRIIVGAARNGLLASLYEGIHAVRAGNLWGKMKEHSLTPERRKAYIAKHQAILDAINDRDSREAERNMYDHIVEARANILGPAT; encoded by the coding sequence ATGAGCGTCGTATTGAAGGACTTCATTGAGGCGGAAGGTTTGGAACCGGGGGATCGATTGCCTCCTGAGCGCGACCTGGCAGTGAAACTTGGCCTTCCCCGTACCGCACTTCGACGGATGCTCGCTTCATTGGAGAAGGAGGGCCGGCTTGTCAGGCATGTTGGCAGAGGAACGTTTATCGCCGGCAGCGGCGTAAGCTCGACGGCCCTTCGCCGCCCGCTAAGCAGTCCGGGAGACGCATTGCGCACCTATCCGGCGGAAGTGTTCGAGGCTCGGCTTATCATAGAACCCAAGATCACCGCATTGGCGGCATTACGGGCGACGAGGCAGGAGATCGATGAGATGCAGAAATCGATCGATCGGGGCAGCGCGGCGGAAAGCCTAGCCGAATTCGAAAAATGGGACGCTGTCTTTCACCGCATCATCGTCGGAGCCGCCCGCAATGGTCTTCTCGCCTCGCTCTATGAAGGCATTCACGCCGTGCGGGCCGGAAATCTCTGGGGGAAAATGAAGGAGCATTCACTAACCCCTGAGCGCAGGAAGGCTTATATCGCCAAGCATCAGGCCATTCTTGACGCCATCAATGATCGGGACAGCAGAGAAGCCGAGCGAAACATGTACGATCACATCGTCGAAGCGAGGGCAAATATACTCGGCCCGGCTACCTGA
- a CDS encoding NAD(P)/FAD-dependent oxidoreductase — MKFLSYWHDNAPAFAGAAEGPVDGHYDVAVIGGGFTGLGAARQLARAGAKVVVLEAERVGWGASGRNGGHLNNGLAHSYLAARAELGKERAIALYKALDDSIDTIEALIEEEGIDCSFRRAGKLKLASKPQHFQTIARNFEAVNAEVDPDTALLSADDLKQEIGSPFYGAMLSKKSAMMHMGRYVVGLAEAAKRHGATIFEKASVTEHRQAGTRHHLKTQRGSVTADAVLVATGAYTPSTFGHFRRRIIAVGSFIIATRPLTEAEIAATMPGNRTCVTSMNIGNYFRLSPDNRLIFGGRARFSATSDQRSDANIGAILQARLAEIFPQLANVDIDYCWGGLVDITKDRFPRAGYHDGVWYAMGYSGHGAQLSTHLGMIMADAILGRPDRNPLKGLEWRAVPGHFGKPWFLPLVGMYYKMLDKFW; from the coding sequence ATGAAATTCCTCTCCTACTGGCACGACAACGCCCCGGCCTTCGCAGGGGCCGCGGAGGGTCCGGTCGATGGCCACTACGACGTTGCAGTGATCGGCGGCGGCTTCACCGGCCTCGGCGCCGCCCGCCAACTCGCCAGGGCCGGGGCGAAGGTCGTCGTGCTGGAGGCGGAGAGGGTTGGCTGGGGCGCCTCCGGCCGCAATGGCGGACACCTGAACAACGGGCTCGCGCACAGCTATCTGGCGGCAAGGGCGGAGCTAGGCAAGGAGCGGGCGATTGCGCTCTACAAAGCCTTGGACGATTCGATCGACACGATCGAGGCCCTGATCGAGGAGGAGGGCATCGACTGCAGCTTCCGCCGCGCCGGCAAGCTGAAGCTCGCTTCCAAGCCACAGCATTTCCAAACGATCGCCCGCAACTTCGAAGCGGTCAATGCAGAGGTCGATCCCGACACGGCGTTGCTCAGCGCAGACGACCTGAAGCAGGAAATCGGCTCGCCCTTCTATGGCGCGATGCTCTCGAAAAAGAGCGCGATGATGCATATGGGCCGCTACGTCGTAGGGCTCGCCGAGGCCGCCAAGCGTCACGGCGCGACGATCTTCGAGAAGGCATCCGTCACGGAACATCGGCAGGCGGGCACCCGCCATCATCTGAAAACACAGCGCGGCAGTGTCACCGCCGATGCGGTGCTTGTCGCCACCGGCGCCTACACGCCGTCGACATTCGGCCATTTCCGCCGTCGGATCATCGCCGTCGGCAGCTTCATCATCGCCACGCGGCCGCTGACCGAAGCGGAGATCGCGGCGACGATGCCGGGCAATCGCACCTGCGTCACATCGATGAATATCGGCAATTACTTCCGGCTCTCGCCGGACAATCGGCTGATCTTCGGCGGCCGCGCCCGCTTCTCGGCAACCTCCGACCAGCGTTCGGACGCGAATATCGGCGCAATTCTCCAGGCGCGCCTCGCAGAGATCTTCCCGCAACTTGCCAATGTCGACATCGACTATTGCTGGGGTGGCCTCGTCGACATAACCAAGGACCGCTTTCCGCGCGCCGGCTATCATGACGGCGTCTGGTACGCCATGGGCTATTCCGGCCATGGCGCCCAGCTTTCGACCCATCTCGGCATGATCATGGCGGATGCAATCCTCGGCCGGCCGGACCGCAACCCGCTGAAAGGTCTCGAATGGCGGGCGGTGCCGGGACACTTCGGCAAGCCCTGGTTCCTGCCGCTGGTCGGCATGTACTACAAGATGCTGGACAAGTTTTGGTAG
- a CDS encoding Lrp/AsnC family transcriptional regulator: MKLDRIDIKILHVLQQYGRMTNVELSEVVNLSPSPCLMRVKKLQSEGYIEGYSAQINVAKLGQTLTVFTEVTLKNHRQTDFARFLAAVEKIDQLIECHVVSGGYDYLLKFVTTGIGEYQEIMERLVELDVGIDKYFSFVVLKSPVVKGHLPLTNLFQP, from the coding sequence ATGAAACTAGATCGGATCGACATCAAGATCCTGCACGTGCTGCAGCAGTATGGCCGAATGACGAATGTGGAGCTTTCGGAGGTGGTGAATCTATCGCCGAGCCCCTGCCTCATGCGCGTGAAGAAGCTGCAGTCGGAGGGCTATATCGAGGGCTATTCGGCGCAGATCAACGTCGCCAAGTTGGGGCAGACGTTAACGGTGTTCACCGAGGTCACGCTCAAGAACCACCGGCAGACCGACTTTGCACGCTTCCTCGCGGCCGTTGAGAAGATCGATCAACTAATCGAGTGCCATGTGGTCTCCGGCGGCTACGACTACCTGTTGAAATTCGTGACCACCGGGATCGGCGAATATCAAGAGATCATGGAGCGGCTGGTCGAGTTGGACGTCGGCATCGATAAGTATTTCAGCTTCGTCGTGCTGAAATCGCCGGTCGTGAAGGGGCACCTGCCGCTGACGAACCTGTTTCAGCCATAG
- a CDS encoding aspartate aminotransferase family protein yields the protein MSTDLMPNRFTPGEATIPPRESKLIARRDSVLGASYRLQYRRPVHFVRGEGIWLYDPDGRRYLDFYNNVPSLGHCNPEINAAMAEQANRISANTRYLEPRLVDYAERLVATFPEELNRVVFTCTGSESNDLALRIARLTSGSEGVIVSSHAYHGTSAATAMVSPNLGDAVKLSPAVRMVSLHGPAGVPDRQAATFFEEQVRSAIADLNRRGIGIAALLIDSIFSSDGVWVDPPGFIAGGIKAVREAGGLVIADEVQPGFGRTGTHMWGFERHEVVPDLVTLGKPMGNGFPIGAVVGRKAPMDHFGATARYSNTFGGNTVGIAAADAVLTILHRDRIPEHAHAMSERLRVGLEHLATLHPGIRGIRNAGLFFGIDIGLDGTGAVGRRAMALEIVNLMRDDGVLISTTGANEDTLKVRPPLICQAEHVDRFLEAMECALKKVVAQV from the coding sequence ATGTCCACCGATCTCATGCCCAACCGCTTTACCCCCGGGGAAGCCACAATTCCCCCCCGCGAATCTAAGTTGATCGCCCGGCGCGACAGCGTACTGGGAGCCTCCTACAGGCTCCAATACCGCCGACCGGTCCATTTCGTTCGGGGCGAGGGCATATGGCTCTACGACCCCGACGGACGTCGCTATCTGGATTTCTATAACAATGTGCCCTCTCTCGGGCATTGCAATCCAGAGATCAACGCTGCCATGGCGGAACAAGCCAACCGAATTAGCGCCAATACGCGCTATCTTGAACCGAGGCTTGTCGATTATGCCGAACGGCTTGTGGCCACCTTTCCCGAGGAGCTGAACCGCGTTGTCTTCACCTGCACGGGTAGCGAGTCGAACGATCTGGCGCTCCGGATCGCCCGGCTGACCAGCGGCAGCGAGGGCGTGATCGTCTCTTCCCATGCCTATCACGGGACCAGCGCGGCCACGGCGATGGTGTCGCCTAATCTGGGCGACGCCGTCAAGCTCAGTCCGGCCGTCCGTATGGTGTCGCTGCACGGGCCTGCGGGCGTACCGGACCGGCAGGCTGCCACGTTCTTTGAAGAACAGGTTCGCTCCGCTATTGCCGATTTGAATCGACGTGGCATTGGCATCGCGGCCCTGCTCATCGACAGCATTTTCTCCAGCGACGGCGTCTGGGTGGACCCGCCTGGCTTCATCGCCGGCGGAATCAAGGCGGTGCGGGAGGCGGGTGGCCTCGTAATTGCCGATGAAGTTCAGCCGGGATTCGGACGGACGGGCACACACATGTGGGGTTTTGAGCGGCACGAAGTTGTTCCGGACCTCGTTACCCTCGGTAAGCCCATGGGCAATGGATTCCCAATCGGCGCAGTCGTTGGCCGCAAGGCGCCGATGGACCACTTTGGCGCTACGGCCCGGTACTCAAACACCTTCGGCGGCAATACCGTCGGAATCGCGGCAGCCGACGCCGTCCTGACTATTTTGCATAGGGATCGGATCCCCGAGCATGCGCATGCCATGAGCGAGCGCCTGCGGGTGGGGCTGGAGCATCTTGCCACGCTGCATCCCGGTATTCGCGGCATTCGAAATGCCGGGCTGTTCTTCGGCATCGACATCGGGTTGGACGGAACGGGAGCGGTCGGCCGGCGTGCCATGGCATTGGAGATCGTAAACCTGATGCGTGACGATGGCGTTCTGATCAGTACGACGGGCGCCAACGAGGATACGCTGAAGGTGCGCCCCCCGCTTATTTGCCAGGCGGAGCATGTGGATCGGTTCCTCGAAGCCATGGAATGCGCGCTCAAGAAGGTCGTCGCGCAGGTGTAA
- a CDS encoding phosphotransferase enzyme family protein, which translates to MGACNDAVPDDDDDGHLDGAQSVGTPFTEVYFRAAAAILATKPSAPEARVSGELLLRHYGLTGTVRVLSSEVECTADVTLLNGDRLILKTSARPEGRDSFRFQVAALAGLEGASGFASPQIVRTSGGTLMFEEEEICGYLQTRLSGVPLHQANATADVLYRVGQALGRLSLALEPLKVPAMRRPVLWHVGCWPRLMELEEHLPSGPVADCVRLAISNYVELIEPQLREIAWQVTHNDPSPFNTLLTDNGVAFIDFGDGCWGPRIEDLAVAASHVVTDPSLALGGAENLIAGYASVIPLPALEAKLLVGLIKARQSALILINYWRAELFPSEAAYIKKNVARAERGLSILSALGVGEAEMAVRRAVP; encoded by the coding sequence TTGGGTGCTTGTAACGATGCGGTCCCAGACGACGACGACGACGGTCATCTCGACGGCGCCCAGTCGGTCGGCACGCCTTTCACCGAAGTGTATTTTCGGGCCGCCGCCGCCATTCTGGCGACAAAGCCAAGCGCTCCGGAAGCACGAGTGTCGGGTGAGCTGCTACTGCGCCACTACGGTCTGACGGGAACGGTCAGGGTTCTGTCCTCGGAAGTCGAGTGTACCGCGGACGTCACCCTATTGAACGGCGATCGGTTGATCCTCAAAACGTCAGCACGGCCGGAAGGACGAGACAGTTTCCGCTTCCAGGTTGCGGCGCTCGCAGGGCTGGAAGGCGCTTCCGGTTTCGCATCACCTCAGATCGTGCGTACCAGCGGCGGCACGCTGATGTTCGAAGAGGAGGAGATTTGCGGCTACCTGCAGACCCGACTTTCAGGGGTGCCGCTACACCAGGCGAACGCAACTGCGGACGTCCTTTACCGGGTCGGCCAGGCGCTTGGCAGGCTCAGTTTGGCTCTCGAGCCTCTGAAGGTGCCCGCCATGCGCCGCCCAGTCCTTTGGCATGTCGGATGCTGGCCGAGGCTAATGGAACTGGAGGAGCATCTGCCTTCAGGGCCCGTTGCAGATTGCGTGCGTCTTGCCATTAGCAATTACGTCGAGCTCATCGAGCCGCAGCTGCGCGAGATAGCATGGCAGGTCACGCACAATGACCCCAGCCCGTTCAATACACTCCTGACGGATAATGGTGTCGCGTTCATTGATTTCGGCGACGGCTGCTGGGGGCCACGGATTGAGGATCTCGCGGTTGCGGCAAGCCACGTGGTGACGGACCCGTCTCTGGCTCTGGGCGGCGCAGAAAATCTCATCGCTGGCTATGCTTCGGTGATCCCGCTTCCCGCGCTCGAGGCAAAACTGCTCGTCGGGCTGATAAAGGCGCGGCAAAGCGCTCTCATCCTGATCAACTACTGGCGAGCCGAACTGTTTCCCTCCGAGGCAGCCTATATCAAGAAGAACGTGGCCCGAGCCGAACGCGGGCTCTCTATCCTTTCGGCGTTAGGCGTCGGGGAGGCGGAGATGGCTGTGCGTCGCGCGGTGCCTTAG
- a CDS encoding haloacid dehalogenase type II — MATFRPKYITFDCHGTLINFQMAEAARDLYGDRMSEQKMLQFIADFSAYRLDEVMADWKPYAEVVHNALARTCKRNGIDFRDEDARMVYERVPTWGPHPDVPAGLAKVAKEIPLVILSNAMNSQIMSNVEKLGAPFHAVYTAEEAQAYKPHFRAFEYMLDMLGCGPEDILHCSSSFRYDLMSAHDLGIKNKVWVNRGHEPANPYYGYTEIAGISELPGVVGL; from the coding sequence ATGGCCACTTTCCGCCCGAAATACATCACCTTCGACTGCCACGGCACGCTGATCAACTTTCAGATGGCGGAGGCGGCACGCGATCTTTACGGCGACCGCATGAGCGAGCAGAAAATGCTGCAATTCATCGCGGACTTCTCTGCGTACCGGCTCGATGAAGTCATGGCCGACTGGAAGCCTTATGCAGAGGTGGTCCATAACGCACTGGCGAGGACCTGCAAACGTAACGGCATCGACTTCAGGGACGAAGACGCCCGGATGGTATACGAACGCGTTCCCACCTGGGGGCCGCATCCGGACGTTCCGGCTGGTCTTGCCAAGGTCGCCAAGGAGATTCCGCTGGTCATCCTGTCAAATGCAATGAACTCGCAGATCATGTCCAACGTCGAGAAGCTCGGCGCGCCGTTCCACGCCGTTTACACCGCTGAAGAGGCTCAGGCCTACAAGCCGCACTTCCGGGCCTTCGAATATATGCTCGACATGCTTGGTTGCGGTCCGGAGGACATACTGCATTGCTCCTCCTCGTTCCGCTACGATCTGATGTCCGCACATGACCTCGGGATCAAGAACAAGGTTTGGGTCAATCGCGGTCACGAGCCGGCCAATCCCTATTACGGCTATACCGAGATCGCCGGCATCTCGGAATTGCCAGGCGTCGTCGGGCTCTGA